TGGCGTTCACACGGTTTAATTTTTCAACAGCTTCATTAAATTCACTTTCACTATAAGCCATATTTCCACAACCTTTCTCCCCTATAATAACTTAAATTTCATAAAAATTAAAATAAATGAATTATAAAAGTCCTGACTTTTGCTATACTCAAGGGTGTAAGCACGAGAACCAGACTTGTAAAGTAAACATGAGGTGACCCCATTGAAGTCAATTTCTATTATTATCCCTTGCTACAATGAAGCCGATAATATCCGCCCCTATTACCAGGCCATGTTAGCGACCATGTCTCACTTCCCTAACCCATTGGACTGGCAGCTCCTCTTTATTGATGACGGATCAACAGACCAGACCCTCCAAGAAATCAAGGCCCTAAGCCAAGCAGATCCGCGGCTGACTTACCTGGCTTTTTCCCGGAACTTCGGCAAGGAAGCGGGCATTTATGCCGGCTTACAACACAGCCACGGAGACTACGTGGTGATTATGGACGTGGACCTCCAAGACCCGCCTGAACTATTGGTCCCCATGTACCAAAAACTCAACGAAGAAGACTATGACTGTGTGGTGACCCGCCGTCAAGACCGGCAAGGAGAATCTTGGTTTCGCTCCCAATGTGCCCGGCTCTTTTACTGGCTGATTAACCAATTATCCCACACGCCTATTCGCAGCGGGGAAAGAGACTACCGCATGATGACTCGGCAAATGGTTGATAGTGTCCTCAAAGTGAGTGAAGTCAACCGCTTCTCTAAGGGAATCTTTAATTGGGTCGGCTACCAAAAGACCTATATCGATTTTCCCAACCACCAACGTCAGTTTGGCCACAGCCATTTTAGCTTTTGGAACCTCTTGGTATATTCCTTAGAAGGGATTATTTCTTTTTCCCAGATCCCCCTCAACATCATCGCTATCCTAGGCCTGATTGTCTTTATCCTAGCTATTGGATTAGCGGCCTTCTTTATGGTCCGTACCCTGCTCTTTGGTAATCCCACCTCGGGCTGGACGTCAACCATTGTTATTATTTTACTCATGGGTGGTTTACAAATGCTTTCTCTGGGCATTGTGGGGAAATACATTGGCAAGACTTTTCTGGAAAGCAAAAGACGCCCCCTTTACCTGGTTAAGGAAAGTAACCTTGAAGAAGACGACTAATCAAATGTCTTTTACTTAGGAACTTATTCAGTCAATCGAGCAGATCCATAAAAGTAGTCCAGGGCTGCCTCCCAATTATCCAGCCGGTCGGGATAATTTTCCGTCAGGTTATGGGGGGCTGAAAAGAGCAGTCCCTTACCATTAAAGCCTTGAAAATGACGACTATTATCATCAATCAAGTAATCAGCCCCCAAAATCGACTTTTGCCCACAGAAGACATAGTGACTATCGGGGATAAAGTCAAAGTGTTGGGTTAACCACTCATACTTAGCGGTAAAAGAAGTCGGGAATTCCATTGCAGCCGTAGTAATAAAAACTTCATAATCCTGACTGAGTTGCCAAAGGGCCTTTTGTGCCCCCTCAATGATCCCAAGATCAGCAAAATAATAAGGATCAGCCACCATATCATGGAGTGCTTTTTGGTATTGGGGAAATAATTGATCCAAGTTCTTCCCAAGGAGGTCTTCTTTTTTAATTTGAAAATCATAGCTTTCATTAAACAAACGAATTTGCTTGGCTAAAAAATCCGCAATCACTTCGTCCATATCAACAGCAATTTTTTGCATAGGCATTCTTCCTTTCTTAACGAGTAAGCAAAAGTAATTTCTCCTACGAATACCAGCAAGCAGGTTTTAACTAATTCAGACCTGCTTGCTTTTTCTTTTCACAGTCTTATAAACGGTTTTGATAATCTTATTAACTTACTTATCCTATGCCCTATTAAAACACAAAGCCCTAAGCAATTCCAAAAAGCAACAAAAAAGCCATTCCTATTGGAATGGCTCTTAGTTAGCACGGCAACGTCCTAGTCTCACAGGGGGCAACCCCCAACTACATTCGGCGCTAAGAAGCTTAACTGCTGTGTTCGGGATGGATACAGGTGGGTCCTTCTTGCCATCGTCACCGTACAATTTATTTTTTGAGCTTGTTCGCTCAAAACTGAATCTATCATGCCTTCCTTAAACCTCATACAACCTTATCCTTTGGATAAGTCCTCGACCGATTAGTATTTGTCCGCTCCACTTATTGCTAAGCTTCCACTCCAAACCTATCAACCTGATCGTCTTTCAGGGGTCTTACTACTTTAAAAGTATGGGAAATCTCATCTTGAGGGGGGCTTCACGCTTAGATGCTTTCAGCGCTTATCCCGTCCACACATAGCTACCCAGCCATGCTCCTGGTGGAACAACTGGTACACCAGCGGTGTGTCCATCCCGGTCCTCTCGTACTAAGGACAGCTCCTCTCAAATTTCCAACGCCCGCGACGGATAGGGACCGAACTGTCTCACGACGTTCTGAACCCAGCTCGCGTACCGCTTTAATGGGCGAACAGCCCAACCCTTGGGACCGACTTCAGCCCCAGGATGCGATGAGCCGACATCGAGGTGCCAAACCTCCCCGTCGATGTGAACTCTTGGGGGAGATAAGCCTGTTATCCCCAGGGTAGCTTTTATCCGTTGAGCGATGGCCCTTCCATGCGGAACCACCGGATCACTAAGCCCGACTTTCGTCCCTGCTCGACTTGTAGGTCTCGCAGTCAAGCTCCCTTCTGCCTTTACACTCTGCGAATGATTTCCAACCATTCTGAGGGAACCTTTGGGCGCCTCCGTTACACTTTAGGAGGCGACCGCCCCAGTCAAACTGCCTGACTGACACTGTCTCCCGACCAGCTAATGGTCGCGGGTTAGAATGGTCATCCCACAAGGGTAGTATCCCACCAGTGCCTCCATCGAGACTAGCGTCCCGACTTCGATGGCTCCTACCTATCCTGTACATGTGGCACAAACATTCAATATCAACCTACAGTAAAGCTCCATGGGGTCTTTCCGTCCTGTCGCGGGTAACCAGCATCTTCACTGGTACTACAATTTCACCGAGCCTCTCGTTGAGACAGTGCCCAAATCGTTACGCCTTTCGTGCGGGTC
This genomic stretch from Aerococcus mictus harbors:
- a CDS encoding glycosyltransferase family 2 protein, whose translation is MKSISIIIPCYNEADNIRPYYQAMLATMSHFPNPLDWQLLFIDDGSTDQTLQEIKALSQADPRLTYLAFSRNFGKEAGIYAGLQHSHGDYVVIMDVDLQDPPELLVPMYQKLNEEDYDCVVTRRQDRQGESWFRSQCARLFYWLINQLSHTPIRSGERDYRMMTRQMVDSVLKVSEVNRFSKGIFNWVGYQKTYIDFPNHQRQFGHSHFSFWNLLVYSLEGIISFSQIPLNIIAILGLIVFILAIGLAAFFMVRTLLFGNPTSGWTSTIVIILLMGGLQMLSLGIVGKYIGKTFLESKRRPLYLVKESNLEEDD
- a CDS encoding 5' nucleotidase, NT5C type, with the translated sequence MQKIAVDMDEVIADFLAKQIRLFNESYDFQIKKEDLLGKNLDQLFPQYQKALHDMVADPYYFADLGIIEGAQKALWQLSQDYEVFITTAAMEFPTSFTAKYEWLTQHFDFIPDSHYVFCGQKSILGADYLIDDNSRHFQGFNGKGLLFSAPHNLTENYPDRLDNWEAALDYFYGSARLTE